The DNA region TTCAGACTGTCTCATTATATTGTCAAAGCAATTAAACACATATTGTGAATCATGTTTAATTTCTGACGTGGcacaaaaaacatctgtgaaatcctagatatttattttttcgacatgaataaaaaaaccaatGTACAGAAAACCTTacagacaaaaacagtaaaaagattATCTGGTCCCATGAAACTCAAACAAAGGTGTTTGGGATCAAACGGACGTAAAAAGAAGCTGTTATTTAAAACTAGTGAGACAGGAGGAAGCGCCATCGTCACTCGCTCTGCATCTCTGGAGGCTGAATTATTGTCTCTTTGATTTCAAAAACATCTATTAGCTCCTGaaacaaggacaaaaacaacaaaagatacATTAGGAATAATTAAACTACCATACAAAAGTATCCACACCCATAAGCTATTTCAACATTATATCACAgcgtgtgtgtatatatatatatatatatatatatatatatatatatatatatatatatatataagaaaaaaaatctataagagtGGCGTGCATTAGTATTAGGGTTACACCAGTCAAAACTTGCAGCTATAATTTTTTGTGTCTAAAATGTCGCTGTGAGGATGGTGTGTTGAGGGAGTTCATGTAGTGTTAGTTTTATGTAGGCTACCAAATGTAGCCAACATCTGACTTTCTcctcatctgaccaaagcatcttcttccacatgtttgccaTTTCCCCAACAGGCGTCATCACAGACTGATATCAGGACgttttaacagctttttatCAATAATGGGTTTGCTATTCCTTACAAAAACGACGGATTTATTTGGGTGAAGAAGTGAtagattcttccacctgagctgtggataccagcagctcctccagattaAGAGCTGGAGTCTTGGCTGCCATTctgcttaatatttttttgatcGGCCACATCTAGGTAGATTTGCAGTTGCAACTTTCTTCCTGATCTGCcagctgtgtttcttggtcttcatgagaCTGTTTGCTCATTTACCTTCAcattcacagaacagctggatttaaactgaattttatttgttgataaTATACCTTCTAAAGGCAATTGGTggcagtggattttattttttgggtcTGAAAGTAAATAAGGCTTaatattatttctgaaaaattattttaaatgactctttCCCCTTCATAATTATTAGTACTTGCTGTTGATCTGCCACAAcgtaataaaatacattacatcTCGTGGATATGACGaaacaaatttagtttttccagaaactgtagttgaacattttgtagTATAGAGAAGCTAAAAGCTGCTCACCCTCCATATTTTTGGGCTGATAGAAACAATGCACTGTTTGCGGCTGAATGAACCTGCAGCCTCCACCTCTCCTTCTTCTACTGGTtctgaaagattaaaaacataaaagggtCAAAAATTATTTGATACTGTGAGTTTTCCTTGTTATTCGACaatcaaactgttaaaaaaaaaacgacctTCAGGCACTCACCTATACAAGGCAACTTGTCACTATCCAACTTAAGCCGAGCCAAAccatcctgaaaaaaaaacaggaacaatgTTATACTTACTCAGGGTCACTAGAGGGCGACAAAACTCAGTTAAAAGAAACGGTACATTTCTCACCCTTATGAGAAAAGACGTGTGGAAAATGTTCTCCACTGTCCGTGAAAACGAGTTGGGATCGATGACAAATTCATAATATGATATTGGTGATGCTGTATTGAAGAAAACACACagtaattatgaaaataattcaagaCACTGAAGTGTTTCAGACAGGGTACAAACATTCTTCAATGGCTGGTCAAACACAACCCAGAAATCATAAAAGTGGCAGCTGGAAACAATTATTTACAACCCAATCTCTTATTTATtagaagatgttttttattattacgttttatgttttctataacaaaaaaacatgaaaagttacAGCAGAGGTTGACGACACCTGAAACTTGCcctataaataaagtttgcaaATGTTACTGTAATATTTGAATAGAAAATGTCACATGCCAAGATGATCTCACTACTTTAAGTTTGTACAACAGATCTGGCAGAGCTATCTACTCTTCATGTAGCTTCTCAACTGTAACTCATGTTTGAACACAACAGCCACAATTTACTAATGCTCATGGAAATCCCTTGCTCAATACTTTGCTTcttaaatttggttttaaattgcgtcaaaaaaaagaaaagaaaaagaaaagctttggaAGATATTAGGTTGACAACTTATCCcccaaaaaatatgtttcttcatagaaaaaaaagaaaacatggagctGGAAATTAGTGATGCGACTGCAGAGGGTCGGTCTCTTCCTCTCTGTACCCTAATATTTGTACATTCTCATAGCAAATATCAGTAAAGATGATTTCCAACTTACGGTCAACTTCATAATAACGCTTCAGATATCCCAGGATTCTTTCAACCTCTTTCTCTGTAGCTTCTTGATGAGATTCTTCCATTTTCTTTagctaaaatgcaacatgattTTATTAGCCGTCACACGTCAATCATTTTGTAATTTGCGAGTAAGCTctaaattctaaaataaaagtaaatatttgaagaaaatatgcCCCTTTGAAAATTCAGCTACGTTGGCTGGGcttaaatttgtaaaagatGTAAGAATAACTCTCTGCCTTCTAAAGCCGCTACCCCGGCAACCCGCCCCCagataaagcagaagaaaatggatggatactTTATAAGAATAAAGTAGCCAGAGTAAAACATAAGATATtctgaaatagaaaaatctgattaaattacttttaaagcTCATTAGCAGACTGGTAAATGCATATACAAAAGGAAGTTTAATTGCAGAGAAAAAATCCTCATAATTCAAAGTGTTTGCCAATATCAGCTCAGATGTTTGTATCAAACTGCAGCCATGATGGTGCAGCTTGGAGCTACCTGAGTGGGCATTATCCTCTTGGCTTCTTTGCTTGGTGCTTTCCTTTGCCGCTCTATTCTCTGCTTTGGAGGCGGCGGCTCAGTGTAGAAAGATCCCATCCTGttgaaaacattaatataaaGTCAGTGTTTTGAGGTTCTATTCTAAGTAATAATGTTtacaaattaaagagaaaaattacaaataaaaaaaaactattcagaTCAGATATTTCAAGAACTCAAGTGTTTGATCCTTTTTTAAACCACTAACTCATTCTCGTGTTAGTAGATGTGACTGAAGACAGTCCTGAaatatttttcctaaaaaaagatttttctgttttaataaattcatgCAGAAATGTCTGAATGTACTGAATGTATTAAACCCAGGTTTGTGGCACCTTTGGTcaaaaatttagctttttattaaaGTTGGAAATTGGTAATAATTAATGAGAATTaactaaatttttcattttctggttctgttttgtgGAAGTGATCACTTGAAGCTGAGTTTTTTGCCAGCCATTTGCTTCGtaactttaaaaatcatttgCCCATTTTTCTATTCATTCTGGGACTCAAATCATTTGACATGTGAAACTGAAATCACTTCACATGTGCACAATTCTTCCAGTTTGTTCAGATCTATTTAGTACGATCACCGAGAATCATTTACAGCTAAACTTTCCTGTCTTGCAGGAAGATTCACACATGTATCGTAAAATAAACGTCTGATACAATCTGatagaaaatttaatttacaagttACCTGAATGCAATAttaattcaagacatttttattgttatcctttaagacaaagaaaataggGAATGAACCattgaaaaacacattaatgttCTTCCAAACTTGATTTTCTGTTCTTCTAATCTATCcaggaaatgaaaatattaggaGTACTATTACTACTTCAAGCATTACCTTCAGGAAATCATCGGAACGGAATCAGCCCAAATACCAGATACggaaattaatacattttagtgGAAGCTCTGATCTACAATGACTAACATGAGCATTATTAAAATCAGAGGTAAATTCAGGACTTTGGTGACTTACTCTATGTTCACAGATTTTATGGAGTTTTTGTATTCACTCCTGATTTCCTAATGTGAGAACTGTAAGCCAAACCTGAGggtttttaaatctgtgtgggtgtgttacGCTCTCTGGGATTCACATGTAGTGGAAAGAAGGCGCCGTCCTGAAACAGCACTCAGCTCTCCTGGCCAGCCGGTGCCAGGCGTCTTTGGGGAGGTAGCCATCGCCGGCACAGCCGTTCGGTGGCTCATCGTCCTCGTCCTCCAGACGGTTGAGACCCATGAAGGACAACTGTTGGAGTTGTGTGACATCAGTTCAATtcaatgaacaataaaaaatttactccaaagacaaaacactgaaatgattTCAGAAGCTGTTAATTCATATGTTCCTCACTCTTATTTCATTTGTCTCCCACAGTTACGTTGTGGTCCCACTTTCTTGGTCAACAAAGTTTTGAGTTCGTTCAGAAAGTGTGCGGCGCTtcaatttttccacattttgttttattatagacttattccaaattgtattaaattaacatttttcctCAGCATTCTACAAACACACCTTATAAggacaatgtggaaaaaagttttgaaatttttgcaaatgtattaaaagtagaaaagtCTCTGCCAAGAAGCTCAAAGTTGATCTGTTTCCACTGATCATCCTTGACATGTTTCTGTAGCTTAAAAGGAGTTCCGGAGAAACATGTCAAGGATGATCAGTGAAAACAACTCGAGTTTGAGCTCCACAGCAAAAGGTTGTGAAGACTTAAGTATATATGATTTTTTTGGCATCAAGGTAGTGAGAAATCAATcgaatggcaaaaaataaatattgcattcaAGCAGCCCTTTGCACTTGATATTGATAGCTATTCAGTTTATTCTGCAGTTCTCCTAGATCCCAGTACACTGTTTATATAAACACACTCACCAAATGTTCAGCGAAAGCAGAGGGATCAAAAGCACTCCCCTCGGAAAACAGCTGGCTGGCTTTCTCTTTTCCCAAGTCTGTGGCCACAACAAGAAGCTGAGCATCGAGCGCAGCCTCTCTTGCCTGTCGAACTGTCAGAGAGCAAAGTCACATCAGAGCAATTAATCCAAAGGATAAAAGTAtgctggacaaaaaaaaaacatctggtataaatctaaacatataattttaaaatcaaactatcAAAGCATCTATTAGGTATGGGTTATacacataaatgtttaatttctgatGCTGGTAATGTTAGTTTTCCAGACTAATTAAACAACTAACATGGTTGCATAACTATCAGCTGTTCCAGGTTGCAGCTTGAAAAATTTCTAATAatattcaaaatgcatttttttttcttttcatgtgtcTGCTCATAATGAAGCTAGAGTTTGTTGGAGAAGCTTTGAGGAAACAAAGCCATGTTCATGTGAAGATgagaggattttaaaaaaaattaactaaatagTCTCTTAGATAACAATTTCAAACAtcaaaataccacaaaaaaaacatacctgtaATCCTCaaaatttaacaatatttttaatcgCAGTGTTTACagtaacatttctaaaaaaaataaaaattaaaaaaagccaGAGAAGATCTTTTAATGCTAAGCCTCTAttgtgaaaatatgatttttcaaTAATGAACTTAACCTCTGTGATAAATACAGAATCATTACACGTCAATTACATGATATTTACTCTAACCACTAGAGAAGTCagagaaacttttaatttgagtgACCAGTTTCATGGTAATATACcacacataaaatattaaaaatattgaagagacaaaaaactatttttaaactgatgtgCATAGATTACCCCAGAATTTCAgcatatgaaaacattttcaatcttCAAATTATGCTGGTTATATTAAAAATTCTTTAAgtgcttttgctttttaacaTTCAACTCTGGTGGAGAAATTACATTGCCACTAAGTTGCAGCTCCTAATCAAAAATACCTCGTTATTTCTCACATACCatctttgaaaagtttatttgcCTCTTCTAAGACTTCTGTGAGCTTGTTGTTGGAAGGACTCAGCAtgtcttctctgttttctgtaaCAGAAAGAAAGGTCTATGAGCGCCTTAAGGCTTTGTTAAATAGTTAAGGCTGCCTCTCAGTAACAACTCACGTTGAACTGAGTTGATGAGGTCCCTGTATTTGCTTCGGATTTCTCTCCTGAGGCCCAAATCGTTGTCATCATCATCGTCTTGCACACCACCGGAGCTCGAGTCATGGTCCTCTCCATCACCCGGGTGTTGATCGGTTCTCCTCCGGCTGGACGACCCGTTCTGCCGGACAGCTTCATCATCACCGCCCGCTCTGGCCTTTCTCATCTCTAGTCTGCTGCAGAACAGGCTCTACGAAAGGGCAACCACATGAAGGCGAAAGCAAAAGGAGAACGTTTGGAAATAGTTATCAAAAGTTACCTTCAGCAAGTTTGGAGACAGACTATGATTATAGTAACGATAGGGTCGTAGATGTTCAGAGTTTACCTATAAACATagcataacaaaaaatattgcagaaagAAGTTAAGACAAAGTCATTTACCTTAGAGAATTAATAAACCCACAAGACCAGCTGCGAAAAAAATGCTCTCGATTCGTGCTAAATGAAAGCTAACCCTAGCTATCGGTTAACTGCTGATGCTTTCAGCTAACGTTAGCCGTTAACCTGATTTTAGCGGTTTTGTTTAACTATGGTAATGCAAACAGAATGaagtacaaaaaacacaaacacgagcaaaaattctaaaaatctgttaaaagaaTACcttcaaagttattttaaaaacagacaaaaactaTTCTATAGACAGAAAACTATAGACAGAGTTCTGGCGTACAAACACAGGAAGTTGACGTGAAGTGTCATGCACaacctttcagaataaaagcaaaaggaaaatgcCGATTTTGTTGGACTAAAAAAGATACACTAGTGCAGTGCAGGGGTACCCAAACTTTGTAAGATCTACGTTTTCTCTTATCAGCTGGCTGAAATCTACCacatgtatataaaaatatataaatatacatatataaaaattgtaaattaaactctACTGACTTATTTTATGCAAACATCAACTATAGGAGACATATCATAAAACTTAATGCAGTTTCTTCCATGGTGAAATTCTGACACTGGGAAGAGGCTGCTGGTTACTCATAGACAGAAGCTGGTTGCAAACTTTGGGCCAGCAGGAATCAATCAGTTATGGTTGGTGCCATAACTGACAGTAGATTATCATAACTGATTAACAATTGATAGGATTACTAGaattctttttaatttgctgaatcaCAAAAGGATATTAGCATGCCTTTAAGCAATTTGGTTTGAGTTAACTGGAGATGTACCTAGTATTTCAAGGCGATGTACTGCTTCCTTGTGAtataatatgaaataattaaaataaatcaacaaaaatatctaGAAGAGAATACTAGACCTCcaagtctggttctgatgcctGAAAGGGCCACATTAATCTATGCGAGAAACTGCATTTACTGGAGATCGCCATAGTAATGGCCTGTCATAATGAGCCGGCTCAGCAAATAAGAAGTCATTAGTCCATTCAAAGGAACAAGGaccttcatttttttatagCCATATCCTGTGGTCCAGTATTACTAAAGCTAGCTAGACAAAAGGGAGAAGCCAGCCAGTTTTTGAGCATCATTGTAAAAGTTATGTATTGAAGCAGAAGCATATTATGTGGGTGTTTTGttgcaggagggactggtgcacttaAAATTTCTCTAGTATTTGGCAGGATTACCATTTAAGTTTGATGACTTaggtaaaatgttttgagaattCTACGGTAAAGTTCTCCAAATAGCTAAAATGCTGGGCCATTCATCCTGAGTTACTCACCTTTTCAAGCAGCTTCCATGTCCACCCGGCCACTCTAGGACAGAAGTCTGATTGTCTGCATTgtttttctggctttttttaaattttttatttttatttacagaaaccaTCGTTGCCTATCCAGCTCAATTGCAGTGCTTACAGTCACTAGATGGTGCTAAAGGAGAACCCGATGGGACAGACGGCTGgtgtttatttagattttgctgATCCGTTGTCATGGTAACCAAACATTTCCCTTGCCGGATTGCAATCAGTTTCtcttctgaatttttttatttatttatttttttttagatcatgGAAACTAAAGTAACCGGTAAAGTGTTTATATGCAGATTTGTCAagttacataatttaaaaacacatttcctggGATATTGACCGAGATTAATTCCCACTTTGTTCTACCAAAAAGTTGATTACCTATGTTAGAACTATAAATGTCCTTGGATATTTAATCAACATTGTAGCACCTCCTGGGtgttatcaaaataataaatccaTCCCACACAGTGAGAGATCAGGTGATCAGCTAATCCCCTGATCACCTGTGGATCACCAGCTCCATATGCTGGACAAACGCTCAGCTCAGCAGCCTTCCTGAGCAGAAGAGACTTTCAACCAGTGGAGGAACTGAGGTCTAGTCCCTTTTACAATGGAGGAACTGAAGGCTAGTTCACCTGCTCTCTGTCTGGATGTGAACCACTCTGAACCACCTGGAGCTGGTAAGAGCAGCTGCGTCATAACAAGTCCCCACTCACTGGAGTCCAGGACTCAGCCAGGTATTAAACCAGTTCAGCTGCTAATTAGATCTCTGAACAAGCTGATTGCAGGGCAGCAGGCTGCGCCTTATGAGGCCATGAAGACTCTGCATGAATCCTACGAGAAGGAACGATCAAAGCTTTTTCCTATGCCTGTGTGCAGCAAGGGGCAGGAGAGGATTATACAAGCCGATAGGAGCAGATGCCCAAGAAGTAATGCAACCTCGAGTTCTGAAGTTGTACCGAAGGTGAAGAATCACTCAGCAGAGCCAGTTGTCTATGCAGACCTTTGCTTCAAAGCAAAATCCAGTTCCTCTGTTTCTGCAAAGAGAGACCCAGATAGGAGCACAATCAGCAGCTTTAGTCTGGGAGGTCTGAGATACTCCCCGTCTGCTGAGAGGAAACTGCAGAAGATCACCTCAGAAATCAAGAGGAAGACATGCATCACCGTATCAGAGAGGGATCGCAAGATAGCAGCTCTGATGCTTGTCAAGCATCAGGAGGAGCAGGAGCGCCTGAAGCTCTgtcagcaggaggaagaggaacgGCAGGAGGCCCACAGGAGGGAGGAGGCCAGACAGGttcaagcagaaaaagaaagaagaaggagGCTTAAGCAGAGGATGAAACACTGGCACAAGGAGCTGGAGGCCCGCAGGAGGTTGAGGTTGCGGCTGGAGCAGGAAAAAGCAGCACAGCTCCAGCAGG from Gambusia affinis linkage group LG13, SWU_Gaff_1.0, whole genome shotgun sequence includes:
- the nsmce4a gene encoding non-structural maintenance of chromosomes element 4 homolog A; this translates as MRKARAGGDDEAVRQNGSSSRRRTDQHPGDGEDHDSSSGGVQDDDDDNDLGLRREIRSKYRDLINSVQQNREDMLSPSNNKLTEVLEEANKLFKDVRQAREAALDAQLLVVATDLGKEKASQLFSEGSAFDPSAFAEHLLSFMGLNRLEDEDDEPPNGCAGDGYLPKDAWHRLARRAECCFRTAPSFHYMMGSFYTEPPPPKQRIERQRKAPSKEAKRIMPTQLKKMEESHQEATEKEVERILGYLKRYYEVDPSPISYYEFVIDPNSFSRTVENIFHTSFLIRDGLARLKLDSDKLPCIEPVEEGEVEAAGSFSRKQCIVSISPKIWRELIDVFEIKETIIQPPEMQSE